From Brassica oleracea var. oleracea cultivar TO1000 chromosome C3, BOL, whole genome shotgun sequence, a single genomic window includes:
- the LOC106334878 gene encoding pre-mRNA-splicing factor SLU7-A-like, translating to MATASGAFKSRANHRKQIELEEARKAGLAPAEVDEDGKEINPHIPQYMSSAPWYLNSKKPSLKHQRNWKNDLNSKSTCYDRGAKMFQAEKYRKKACQNCGAMSHDVKSCMYRPRKVGAKFTNMYIAPDEKVESLKLDYAAKRDRWNGYDTSDYHRVVERYEARENARKKYLKEQKIKKLEENDGDEDEDDDGLRVDEAKVDESKQMDFAKVEKRVRTSGGGSTGTVRNLRIREDTAKYLLNLDVNSAHYDPKTRSMREDPLPNTDPNEKFYLGDNHYRNSGQALEFKQMNIHSWEAFDKGQDTHMQAAPSQAELLYRNFKDAKAKLISQTKDSLMEKYGNASTEDDIPMEILLGQSERQVEYDRSGRIIKGQEVILPKSRYEEDVYANNHTSVWGSWWKEQQWGYKCCKQTIRNSYCTGSSGIDAAEASLDLMNANIVRTELRPNTVEEKRMATWGTDIPGDLELNKDVLSNALKKEDELKREEKDERKRKYNVKYNNDVTVEEMEAYRMKRAHHEDPMKEFL from the coding sequence ATGGCCACTGCTTCAGGTGCTTTTAAGTCTAGGGCAAATCACAGGAAGCAAATAGAATTAGAAGAAGCTCGTAAAGCTGGGCTTGCTCCAGCAGAAGTAGATGAGGATGGAAAGGAAATCAATCCTCACATACCTCAGTACATGTCCTCTGCTCCATGGTATCTCAACTCTAAGAAACCGAGCTTGAAGCATCAAAGGAACTGGAAGAATGATCTCAATAGCAAAAGTACATGCTACGACAGAGGCGCAAAGATGTTTCAAGCTGAAAAATACAGGAAGAAAGCATGTCAAAACTGTGGTGCAATGTCTCATGATGTGAAATCATGTATGTATAGACCTCGTAAGGTCGGAGCCAAATTCACAAACATGTACATTGCACCGGATGAGAAGGTCGAGAGTCTGAAACTCGACTATGCTGCCAAGAGGGACCGATGGAACGGTTATGATACTTCAGACTACCACCGTGTGGTAGAGCGCTATGAAGCAAGAGAGAATGCACGAAAGAAGTACCTAAAGGAGCAGAAGATTAAGAAACTAGAAGAGAATGATGGAGACGAAGATGAAGACGACGACGGCTTAAGAGTGGATGAAGCCAAGGTTGATGAGAGCAAGCAGATGGACTTTGCAAAGGTAGAAAAGCGTGTTAGAACAAGTGGTGGTGGTAGCACAGGAACTGTAAGGAATCTACGTATCAGGGAAGACACTGCCAAGTATCTATTGAACCTTGATGTCAACTCGGCTCACTACGACCCTAAAACAAGATCCATGCGTGAGGACCCGCTTCCAAATACAGATCCGAATGAGAAATTTTATTTGGGAGATAATCATTATAGAAACAGTGGGCAGGCTCTAGAGTTCAAACAGATGAACATCCACTCATGGGAAGCTTTTGACAAGGGACAAGACACGCATATGCAAGCGGCTCCATCCCAAGCTGAGTTGCTCTACAGGAACTTTAAGGATGCTAAGGCCAAACTGATATCTCAAACAAAGGACTCACTTATGGAGAAGTATGGGAATGCTTCCACAGAGGATGACATCCCCATGGAGATTTTGCTTGGGCAAAGCGAAAGACAAGTAGAGTATGACCGTTCAGGGAGGATTATAAAGGGACAGGAGGTGATACTTCCAAAGAGCAGATACGAAGAAGATGTTTATGCTAACAATCACACTAGTGTTTGGGGCTCATGGTGGAAAGAACAGCAGTGGGGATATAAATGTTGCAAGCAAACCATTCGCAATAGCTACTGTACAGGTTCTTCTGGAATTGACGCTGCAGAGGCTTCCCTTGATCTGATGAACGCTAATATTGTTCGCACTGAATTGAGACCAAATACGGTTGAAGAGAAGAGAATGGCAACGTGGGGAACTGACATCCCTGGTGATTTGGAATTGAACAAGGATGTACTTTCTAATGCTCTTAAAAAGGAGGATGAGCTTAAGAGAGAAGAAAAAGATGAGAGGAAACGAAAATACAATGTCAAATACAACAATGATGTGACTGTGGAAGAGATGGAAGCTTATAGGATGAAGAGAGCTCACCACGAGGATCCAATGAAAGAGTTCCTCTGA
- the LOC106330762 gene encoding uncharacterized protein LOC106330762, whose protein sequence is MKPVTKKITGRSNPKEKGVLQVLAEEVGRLRKKIDSSEAGLVARNDIKFAYKLAREAVVSQTRSADGEKSDANDDDGHDGDKHVDDDDHDDDDKDNNPWAYGCGCDCGFDYSSGDVDIHSDIDIDIDSYIDYFSLYLWISLKLIVVVKHFSEVLTYRCDLGIAAGLVAPVSGEEIKSALHALPNDKVSGPHGFTKEFFVAAWPIVGKEFIISVQSFFLFVFLPTGINATILSLIPKLEEARTMKDYRPIACCNLLYKVISKILARRLKTIFPDAIEPNQTAFIKGRLLLESVLLASELVNGYHRTTLSNRATIKLDISKAFDTVKWSFITAVLKAMGLPIQFIHWIRVRISTASFSVSVNGSLESFFTSARGIRQGSSLSPYLYVILNNVLSKLLNRAAEAQQFGYHPQCLKMKLTHLCFADDILVFTDGSANSLKGVLEVMKPFADISGLCINVAKSSIFATGQSITPLMSEATSTGITVGTLPVRPASANQVCNCYIVNFWSQAFILPKACLDEIESMCSAFLWSGSPNQTHKAKVAWEDLCCPKEEGGLGIRKLRDSAAVFAMSLIWRLFSNASSLWVSWIQRYLLRQNSFWELKEDGKGSWMWRKLLKLRAQVYQFIRYEVYDGKTAFFWFDDWLQQGKLIDITGAAGTYHLGVARTARVCDAVSQEAWNIRGQRSRFFHGLYERILSIPVPHLFQGQDVVLWKHSDGEYKPYFSSAKTWEQLREKRSNVFWSKGIWFPQGVPRFSFIAWLAVRNRLSTGDRMRAWGIHQSCMLCGERDETRDHVFFAYPYSFTVWDTLVNCLSGHRTDPDWTVTLQFVCRNSLHVVDKTLVKMAFQSCIYHLWKERNERRHGTGYRSGEQLIRLIHKGIRNGITSLRYKEDHKLRGLMQRWFEVTA, encoded by the exons ATGAAACCGGTGACTAAGAAG ATAACCGGTAGAAGTAACCCCAAGGAGAAAGGTGTTCTCCAAGTACTTGCCGAAGAAGTCGGACGCCTTAGAAAAAAAATTGATTCTAGCGAAGCAGGTCTTGTTGCCCGAAACGATATTAAGTTTGCTTATAAACTTGCAAGAGAGGCAGTTGTTTCTCAAACCAGGAGTGCCGATGGTGAAAAAAGTGATGCCAACGACGATGATGGTCATGATGGTGATAAACATGTTGACGATGATGATCATGATGACGATGATAAAGATAATAATCCATGGGCTTACGGATGTGGTTGTGATTGTGGTTTTGATTATTCCTCCGGTGACGTCGACATCCACTCTGACATTGACATCGACATCGACTCTTACATTGACTACTTTAGTCTCTATCTTTGGATCAGCCTGAAATTAATAGTTGTTGTGAAACACTTTTCC GAAGTCTTGACATACAGATGTGATTTGGGTATTGCTGCTGGCCTTGTAGCCCCGGTTTCTGGAGAGGAGATCAAATCTGCACTTCATGCCTTACCAAATGACAAGGTGTCTGGACCACATGGATTCACGAAGGAGTTCTTTGTTGCTGCCTGGCCAATTGTTGGGAAGGAATTCATCATCTCTGTACAGTCCTTCTTCCTGTTTGTTTTTTTGCCCACAGGAATCAATGCAACGATCCTATCCCTCATTCCCAAATTAGAGGAGGCGCGGACTATGAAGGACTATCGTCCAATTGCCTGCTGCAACCTCCTTTATAAGGTCATCTCCAAAATACTAGCAAGGAGACTGAAAACGATATTTCCGGATGCAATTGAGCCAAACCAAACAGCGTTCATCAAAGGAAGGTTGCTGCTTGAAAGCGTCCTCTTAGCTTCGGAGCTAGTCAACGGGTATCACAGAACTACGCTAAGCAACAGAGCAACAATAAAATTGGACATCTCCAAGGCCTTTGATACTGTGAAGTGGTCGTTTATCACCGCAGTTCTGAAAGCTATGGGGTTGCCGATACAGTTCATTCATTGGATCAGGGTCCGTATATCTACGGCTTCGTTCTCAGTGTCTGTCAATGGAAGCCTAGAGAGTTTTTTCACCAGTGCTAGAGGAATACGACAGGGCAGCTCTCTCTCACCCTACTTATACGTAATCCTGAACAATGTACTGTCTAAATTGCTAAATAGGGCCGCTGAGGCTCAGCAATTTGGCTATCACCCGCAATGCCTCAAGATGAAACTCACGCATCTTTGCTTCGCTGACGACATCCTAGTGTTTACGGATGGTTCTGCTAACTCTCTGAAAGGAGTGCTGGAGGTTATGAAGCCGTTTGCAGATATCTCGGGCTTATGTATCAATGTAGCAAAGTCTTCTATCTTCGCTACAGGGCAGAGCATAACCCCTCTGATGAGTGAAGCTACGAGCACAGGAATTACAGTAGGCACATTACCGGTGAG GCCGGCTTCAGCTAATCAAGTCTGTAATTGCTATATTGTCAATTTCTGGAGTCAAGCGTTTATTCTCCCCAAGGCTTGTCTAGATGAGATAGAGAGCATGTGTAGTGCATTCTTGTGGTCAGGTTCTCCGAATCAGACGCACAAAGCTAAAGTCGCTTGGGAGGATTTGTGCTGTCCCAAAGAAGAAGGGGGCTTAGGGATAAGGAAGCTGCGAGACTCCGCTGCTGTGTTTGCTATGAGTTTGATTTGGAGGCTCTTCTCTAACGCGAGTTCACTATGGGTTTCATGGATTCAACGTTACTTATTGAGACAAAATTCCTTTTGGGAACTAAAGGAGGATGGAAAGGGATCGTGGATGTGGAGAAAACTATTAAAACTTAGGGCGCAGGTCTACCAGTTCATCAGATATGAGGTATATGATGGTAAGACAGCGTTCTTTTGGTTTGATGACTGGCTGCAGCAAGGGAAACTTATCGATATAACTGGAGCAGCAGGCACTTATCATCTTGGCGTGGCTCGTACTGCTCGGGTGTGTGATGCAGTCTCGCAGGAAGCTTGGAATATAAGAGGACAGAGAAGTCGTTTCTTCCATGGTCTCTATGAGCGAATTCTCAGTATTCCGGTCCCTCACCTCTTTCAGGGACAAGATGTTGTGCTGTGGAAACACTCAGATGGAGAATATAAACCTTATTTTTCATCGGCCAAGACTTGGGAGCAACTCAGAGAGAAAAGGAGCAATGTGTTTTGGAGCAAAGGCATTTGGTTTCCTCAAGGAGTTCCACGCTTCTCCTTCATTGCGTGGCTTGCAGTAAGGAACCGGTTGTCAACGGGGGATAGAATGAGAGCTTGGGGAATTCATCAGAGCTGTATGCTATGTGGAGAAAGAGATGAGACAAGGGATCATGTGTTTTTTGCATATCCTTACTCCTTCACGGTTTGGGATACATTGGTGAATTGTCTGAGTGGCCACAGGACTGACCCTGACTGGACAGTAACGCTGCAGTTTGTTTGTCGTAACAGTCTGCATGTAGTGGACAAGACGCTAGTGAAGATGGCGTTCCAAAGTTGTATATACCATTTGTGGAAGGAGAGGAATGAGAGAAGACACGGCACTGGCTACCGTTCAGGAGAGCAATTGATCCGGCTCATACACAAGGGGATTCGAAATGGGATCACTTCTCTGCGCTACAAAGAGGATCACAAACTGAGGGGACTGATGCAAAGATGGTTTGAAGTTACAGCTTAG
- the LOC106330761 gene encoding uncharacterized protein LOC106330761, with the protein MEVRNGKTTSFWYDTWSKMDHLLDLTGVRGCVDMGISLKASVVTAVARRPWRHRSDLYNMIEDALHTQRSKMTLREDVALWKSNMEVIKLKFSTKNTWSLIRSSAPTVNWHSNIWFTHSTPKYAFMVWLAMHNKLSTGDRMLLWNVGIDVICVLCQQQLETRDHLFFGCAYSQNFWL; encoded by the coding sequence ATGGAAGTGAGGAATGGTAAAACAACCTCGTTCTGGTACGACACTTGGTCAAAGATGGACCACTTGTTAGATCTTACGGGTGTTCGGGGATGTGTGGACATGGGGATCTCGTTGAAAGCAAGTGTTGTGACTGCTGTTGCTCGCCGGCCATGGCGTCATCGCTCAGACTTGTATAATATGATTGAGGATGCACTTCATACACAGCGAAGTAAGATGACTCTGAGGGAGGATGTAGCTCTATGGAAGTCGAATATGGAAGTCATTAAATTAAAGTTCAGCACCAAGAACACATGGTCTCTTATAAGAAGTTCTGCGCCTACCGTCAATTGGCACTCCAATATTTGGTTCACCCATTCGACGCCGAAGTACGCTTTCATGGTGTGGCTTGCAATGCATAATAAGCTGTCAACAGGAGACAGAATGCTCTTATGGAACGTTGGCATTGATGTGATCTGTGTTTTGTGTCAACAACAGTTGGAAACAAGAGATCATCTCTTCTTTGGCTGCGCTTACTCTCAGAATTTTTGGTTGTGA